A region of Sesamum indicum cultivar Zhongzhi No. 13 linkage group LG7, S_indicum_v1.0, whole genome shotgun sequence DNA encodes the following proteins:
- the LOC105167138 gene encoding E3 ubiquitin-protein ligase SDIR1 — protein sequence MSFVFRGTRGDMETGFPGLIPERRAVRVHARPVNTNSLAFLVTVLLLFMILNSHQMSPNFLLWLVLGVFLMATTLRMYATCQQLQAQAQAHAVAASGLLGHTELRLHMPPSIALATRGRLQGLRLQLALLDREFDDLDYETLRALDADNVPTASMSEEEINALPVHKYKVSSPQSVGSSTQQGSSSSSVEKKQDPAAPQAGMKTTDDDLTCSVCLEQVNAGELIRSLPCLHQFHVNCIDPWLRQQGTCPVCKFRAGSRWSEIAQGEIDASDMV from the exons ATGAGTTTTGTTTTCCGAGGCACAAGAGGAGATATGGAAACTGGGTTTCCAGGACTCATTCCTGAGCGGCGTGCAGTG CGTGTTCATGCCCGACCAGTCAATACAAACTCTCTCGCTTTTCTTGTCACAG TGCTTTTGCTGTTTATGATTTTGAACTCACACCAAATGTCTCCTAATTTTCTG CTCTGGTTGGTACTTGGTGTCTTTTTGATGGCAACAACTTTGAGGATGTATGCAACTTGTCAGCAACTTCAAGCTCAGGCACAAGCTCATGCTGTTGCAGCTAGTGGCCTTCTTGGCCACACGGAATTGCGACTTCACATGCCACCATCTATAGCACTTGCAACCAGGGGAAGGTTGCAAGGTCTCAGACTCCAGCTTGCACTTCTTGATAGGGAATTCGATGACTTAG ATTATGAAACATTGCGAGCACTGGATGCTGACAACGTCCCCACCGCCTCTATGAGTGAGGAGGAGATCAATGCGCTTCCTGTCCACAAGTATAAGGTGTCCAGTCCTCAGAG TGTGGGCTCATCCACGCAGCAGGGTTCTTCTTCATCCTCCGTCGAG AAAAAACAAGACCCTGCAGCACCACAAGCGGGAATGAAGACCACTGACGATGATCTGACTTGTAGTGTTTGCTTGGAGCAAGTTAATGCTGGCGAACTCATTCGTAGTTTGCCATGCTTGCATCAG TTCCATGTGAATTGCATAGATCCATGGCTGCGGCAGCAAGGGACGTGTCCTGTTTGCAAATTTAGAGCTGGCTCCCGGTGGTCAGAGATCGCTCAAGGAGAAATTGATGCTTCAGACATGGTTTAg
- the LOC105167139 gene encoding probable E3 ubiquitin-protein ligase RHC2A codes for MVMISMPSTYWCYRCSRFVRVGTQDSINCPDCNGGFVEEIETPSRSSLSESRRRRFPAAAMYMVRTPESGPGSGSSSSPRLRRSRRNGGDRSPFNPVIVLRGHNDGGAGAGAGGGAAPGGGFELYYDDGAGSGLRPLPASMSEFLLGSGFDRLLDQLAQIEANGIGRIDNNPPASKAAIESMPTVEISDQHIAIESYCAVCKEAFDLGSQAREMPCKHLYHQDCILPWLSLRNSCPVCRHELPTDNENVNGNRDASEVNRGTNEVGNDDETVGLTIWRLPGGGFAVGRFSGGRRGGERESPVVYTEMDGGFTNNGVPRRISWGSRGSVSRERGGLRRILHSLFACFGRGESSTSSSSSDSRISRRSGSLSSVFSSASRRRRGWGFEVNDGGDQRW; via the exons ATGGTAATG ATCTCGATGCCTTCAACCTACTGGTGTTACAGATGCAGCCGATTTGTCAGGGTCGGAACCCAAGATTCCATCAATTGTCCAGATTGCAACGGTGGGTTCGTCGAGGAGATCGAAACCCCCTCTCGATCTTCGCTCTCTGAGTCCCGAAGACGTCGTTTCCCCGCAGCCGCCATGTACATGGTGCGAACTCCTGAATCGGGCCCTGGTTCCGGGTCGTCTTCAAGCCCCAGGCTGAGAAGAAGTCGCAGGAATGGTGGCGATCGCTCACCCTTTAATCCGGTTATTGTTCTTCGTGGGCACAACGATGGAGGAGCTGGAGCTGGAGCTGGAGGCGGTGCCGCTCCTGGAGGTGGCTTTGAATTGTATTACGATGACGGAGCCGGGTCGGGTTTAAGGCCGTTGCCTGCGAGCATGTCAGAGTTTTTACTTGGGTCGGGGTTCGACAGGTTGCTAGATCAGTTGGCTCAAATTGAGGCAAATGGGATTGGAAGAATAGATAATAATCCGCCTGCATCCAAGGCTGCTATTGAGTCTATGCCCACTGTCGAGATTAGTGACCAACACATAGCTATTGAATCGTACTGTGCTGTCTGTAAAGAGGCCTTTGATTTGGGGAGCCAGGCTCGGGAAATGCCCTGCAAGCATTTGTACCATCAAGATTGTATTTTGCCCTGGCTTTCGTTGAGAAACTCGTGTCCAGTTTGTAGACATGAATTGCCAACTGATAATGAGAATGTTAATGGTAATCGTGATGCAAGTGAAGTGAATAGAGGAACGAACGAGGTTGGAAATGATGATGAGACGGTTGGACTGACAATTTGGAGACTGCCCGGTGGTGGGTTCGCTGTGGGGAGGTTTTCTGGAGGGAGAAGaggtggagagagagagtcgcCTGTTGTGTACACAGAGATGGACGGTGGATTTACTAATAATGGGGTGCCAAGGAGGATTTCATGGGGTTCTAGAGGGAGCGTATCTAGGGAGAGGGGTGGATTGAGAAGGATTTTGCATAGTTTGTTTGCATGTTTTGGTAGAGGTGAATCTTCCACTTCTAGTTCTAGCTCGGACTCTAGAATAAGCCGGAGGAGTGGCTCATTGTCATCAGTTTTTAGCTCCGCATCAAGACGGCGGAGAGGATGGGGTTTTGAAGTTAACGATGGAGGCGACCAGAGATGGTAG